The Streptomyces aurantiacus genome includes a region encoding these proteins:
- a CDS encoding MarR family winged helix-turn-helix transcriptional regulator translates to MPKPLSLAFDPIARADEHWKQRWGSVPSMGAITSIMRAHQILLAEVDAVVKPYGLTFARYEALVLLTFSKAGELPMSKIGERLMVHPTSVTNTVDRLVLSGLVDKRPNPNDGRGTLASITEKGREACDAATRDLMAMDFGLGVYDAEECREIFAMLRPLRVAAHDFDEE, encoded by the coding sequence GTGCCGAAGCCGCTCAGTCTTGCCTTCGATCCCATCGCCCGCGCCGACGAGCACTGGAAACAGCGCTGGGGGTCCGTGCCGTCCATGGGCGCGATCACCTCGATCATGCGCGCGCACCAGATCCTCCTCGCCGAGGTCGACGCGGTCGTCAAGCCGTACGGGCTGACGTTCGCCCGGTACGAGGCCCTGGTGCTGCTCACCTTCTCCAAGGCCGGTGAGCTGCCGATGTCCAAGATCGGCGAGCGGCTGATGGTGCACCCGACGTCCGTGACGAACACCGTGGACCGGCTCGTGCTGTCGGGGCTGGTCGACAAGCGGCCCAACCCCAACGACGGACGCGGCACCCTCGCCTCGATCACCGAGAAGGGCCGTGAGGCCTGCGACGCGGCCACCCGCGACCTGATGGCGATGGACTTCGGGCTCGGCGTGTACGACGCCGAGGAGTGCCGGGAGATCTTCGCGATGCTGCGGCCGCTGAGGGTCGCCGCGCACGACTTCGACGAGGAATAG
- a CDS encoding MFS transporter: MPEETQAVTTAPERSADARGGGYRAVFAVREFRAVFAAHALSLLGVVVSEIALTVLVYELTGSPLLSALAFALGFLPYLVGGTLLSGVADRFPARRVLVACDLVCAGCAALMALPATPVAALLGLRCVIAAVSPVFSGTRMATLTEILGDGDLFVLGRSLLRIVSQSAVLVGFGAGGILLTFMPPRGALGITLGTFLASALLLRLGTRRRPARAGGGPLMRYSLTGTRQVLGDRRIRALLLLLWVPPMFVVAPEALAAAYADEIGAGTAWVGLLMCAMLVGTIAGELYAGAALSPAARSRIVLPLAGCGLLPLLVYPLHPGLGWILPALVLAGSAGAYTLGLDRWFVDAVPEELRGRAMTVHTAGLMTIQGVGMALAGAAAEFWAVSTVVGGIGVLGTVCCLLLAVEVRRTGGAVKGVGKGVGKGAGSETRDGADHDMTGR; this comes from the coding sequence ATGCCAGAAGAGACACAGGCCGTGACGACGGCGCCTGAGCGGTCCGCCGACGCGCGCGGCGGCGGGTACCGCGCCGTCTTCGCCGTCAGGGAGTTCCGCGCCGTCTTCGCCGCGCACGCGCTGTCCCTGCTGGGGGTCGTGGTCAGCGAGATCGCGCTCACCGTGCTCGTGTACGAACTGACGGGATCACCGCTGCTCAGCGCACTGGCCTTCGCGCTGGGCTTCCTGCCGTACCTCGTGGGCGGGACGCTGCTGTCCGGAGTGGCCGACCGCTTCCCGGCCCGGCGGGTGCTCGTCGCGTGCGACCTCGTGTGCGCCGGATGCGCGGCGCTGATGGCCCTGCCGGCCACCCCCGTCGCCGCGCTGCTCGGGCTGCGGTGCGTCATCGCGGCCGTGTCGCCGGTCTTCAGCGGCACGCGGATGGCCACGCTCACCGAGATCCTCGGGGACGGCGACCTGTTCGTGCTCGGCCGCTCCCTGCTGCGGATCGTGTCGCAGAGTGCCGTCCTGGTGGGCTTCGGCGCGGGCGGGATCCTGCTGACCTTCATGCCGCCGCGCGGGGCGCTCGGCATCACCCTGGGCACCTTCCTCGCCTCCGCGCTGCTCCTGAGGCTGGGCACCCGGCGCAGGCCCGCCCGGGCCGGGGGCGGACCGCTGATGCGGTACTCGCTCACCGGCACCCGGCAGGTCCTCGGCGACCGCCGGATCCGGGCGCTGCTGCTCCTCCTGTGGGTGCCGCCGATGTTCGTCGTCGCGCCGGAGGCCCTCGCCGCCGCGTACGCGGACGAGATCGGGGCCGGTACGGCCTGGGTGGGGCTGCTGATGTGCGCGATGCTGGTCGGGACGATCGCGGGGGAGCTGTACGCGGGCGCCGCCCTGTCGCCGGCGGCCCGCTCCCGGATCGTGCTGCCCCTCGCGGGATGCGGTCTGCTGCCGCTCCTCGTCTACCCGCTCCACCCCGGCCTCGGCTGGATCCTGCCGGCGCTGGTGCTCGCCGGGTCGGCCGGCGCGTACACCCTGGGGCTCGACCGCTGGTTCGTGGACGCGGTGCCCGAGGAGCTGCGGGGGCGCGCGATGACCGTCCACACGGCTGGCCTGATGACCATCCAGGGTGTGGGCATGGCGCTGGCCGGGGCGGCCGCGGAGTTCTGGGCGGTCAGCACGGTCGTGGGCGGGATTGGCGTGCTCGGGACGGTGTGCTGCCTGCTCCTGGCGGTGGAGGTGCGACGCACCGGAGGGGCCGTGAAAGGGGTGGGAAAGGGGGTCGGAAAGGGGGCGGGTTCCGAAACGCGAGACGGGGCTGACCACGATATGACCGGCCGGTAG
- a CDS encoding ArsR/SmtB family transcription factor yields MPFHLHFGEDDLLNCRFALSPLWETHEAVRTLRRPERQGYHSAWLRRIRATAATLDLEPLWLLMPQRGNSPDCLMPPPIGPAATFEEEIAAVRGTAPELARAEMALSLADTPGATESPLGRAMLAEPACAVRELAGTMEKAWHTLVEPVWPRLRALLEADIAFHSRRLATVGLAGLLPELDRRVAWDAGRLTVDSRGEHVRELGGRGLVLMPSVFSWPDVVSGFDPPWQPTLVYPARGIGGLWAEPSGRTPEALVRLLGRGRAAVLAALDEPAATTALAHRLGLAPSSVSAHLSTLRDAGLLVAHRYGHQVLYERTPLGIALASGEA; encoded by the coding sequence ATGCCGTTCCACCTCCACTTCGGTGAGGACGACCTCCTCAACTGCCGCTTCGCGCTGTCCCCCCTGTGGGAGACCCACGAGGCGGTGCGCACCCTGCGGCGCCCGGAGCGGCAGGGCTACCACTCCGCGTGGCTGCGCCGCATCCGCGCCACGGCGGCCACGCTGGACCTGGAGCCCCTGTGGCTGCTCATGCCACAGCGCGGGAACAGTCCGGACTGCTTGATGCCGCCTCCGATCGGGCCCGCGGCCACGTTCGAGGAGGAGATCGCCGCCGTACGGGGCACCGCTCCCGAGCTCGCCCGCGCCGAGATGGCGCTCTCGCTGGCGGACACCCCGGGTGCCACGGAGTCCCCGCTCGGCCGGGCGATGCTCGCCGAACCGGCCTGTGCGGTACGGGAGTTGGCGGGCACGATGGAGAAGGCCTGGCACACCCTCGTCGAACCCGTCTGGCCGAGGCTCCGCGCCCTCCTGGAGGCCGACATCGCCTTCCACTCGCGCCGCCTCGCCACCGTGGGTCTCGCCGGACTGCTGCCCGAACTGGACCGGCGGGTCGCCTGGGACGCGGGCCGGCTCACGGTCGACTCGCGGGGCGAGCACGTACGCGAACTCGGCGGCCGCGGGCTGGTGCTGATGCCCAGCGTGTTCTCCTGGCCGGACGTGGTGAGCGGCTTCGACCCGCCCTGGCAGCCGACCCTGGTCTATCCCGCGCGTGGCATCGGCGGCCTGTGGGCCGAGCCGTCCGGCCGTACACCCGAGGCCCTAGTACGGCTCCTCGGCCGCGGCCGGGCCGCCGTGCTGGCCGCGCTCGACGAACCGGCGGCCACCACGGCCCTCGCGCACCGGCTCGGCCTCGCGCCCTCGTCCGTCTCCGCGCACCTGTCGACGCTGCGCGACGCGGGCCTGCTCGTGGCGCACCGGTACGGACACCAGGTGCTGTACGAGCGGACACCGCTCGGCATCGCTCTGGCGTCCGGCGAAGCCTGA
- a CDS encoding glycoside hydrolase family 6 protein, whose protein sequence is MFRPTRTRTLVALAALGLATGCSSPPEVDTTSAVRETRAQASPAAGSPFWIDPASPAARQVRAWERQGRGNDARLLRRIADRPVALWPPADRPEPRIREATAAAAREGRTAVFVAYDIPHRDCGQHSAGGAYDADAYRDWIDRFAGALGDSDALVVLEPDAVAHIVDGCTPGEYHAEREQLLSEAIVRLKQQPGTRVYLDAGNPAWIQDSEKLVEPLGRAGVANADGFALNVSNFQTDETTRQYGRRLSEALGGKHFVVDTSRNGNGPLGGDPSQAWCNPPGRALGTPPTTDTGDPLIDAYLWIKRPGESDGQCRGGPAAGKWWADYALGLARNSTAR, encoded by the coding sequence ATGTTCCGGCCGACCCGTACCCGTACCCTCGTGGCGCTCGCCGCGCTCGGACTCGCGACGGGCTGCTCGTCCCCGCCCGAGGTCGACACGACCTCCGCCGTCCGTGAGACCCGCGCCCAGGCGAGCCCCGCCGCCGGTTCCCCGTTCTGGATCGACCCGGCGAGCCCGGCCGCCCGGCAGGTCAGGGCGTGGGAACGGCAGGGGCGCGGGAACGACGCCCGGCTCCTCAGACGCATCGCGGACCGGCCCGTCGCGCTGTGGCCGCCCGCCGACCGCCCCGAGCCGAGGATCAGGGAGGCGACCGCGGCGGCGGCCAGGGAGGGACGTACGGCCGTGTTCGTCGCGTACGACATCCCGCACCGCGACTGCGGTCAGCACTCGGCGGGCGGGGCGTACGACGCCGACGCCTACCGGGACTGGATCGACCGGTTCGCGGGGGCCCTCGGCGACAGCGACGCGCTGGTCGTGCTGGAGCCCGACGCGGTCGCCCACATCGTCGACGGCTGCACCCCCGGCGAGTACCACGCCGAGCGCGAGCAGCTGCTCTCCGAGGCGATCGTGCGACTGAAGCAGCAGCCGGGCACGAGGGTGTACCTGGACGCGGGCAACCCGGCCTGGATCCAGGACTCGGAGAAGCTCGTCGAGCCCCTCGGCCGGGCCGGTGTCGCGAACGCCGACGGCTTCGCCCTCAACGTCTCCAACTTCCAGACGGACGAGACCACCCGGCAGTACGGGCGCCGCCTCTCGGAGGCCCTCGGCGGCAAGCACTTCGTCGTGGACACCAGCCGCAACGGCAACGGCCCGCTGGGCGGCGACCCCTCCCAGGCCTGGTGCAACCCGCCGGGCCGGGCGCTCGGCACCCCGCCCACCACGGACACCGGCGACCCGCTCATCGACGCGTACCTGTGGATCAAGCGGCCCGGGGAGTCCGACGGGCAGTGCCGCGGGGGCCCCGCGGCGGGGAAGTGGTGGGCGGACTACGCCCTGGGCCTGGCCCGCAACTCCACGGCGCGGTAG
- a CDS encoding kelch motif-containing protein: protein MAYRPSKKTQKRLLGVGGIALLAGLNAPAAIGFASKQYYEYKIAQPGYQAKFGSWKQLDIPEEFRTNAIHAALLHTGKVLIVAGSGNEQKKFDKGSFDTVLWDPTTDTFKKIPTPDDFFCAGHAQLPSGRMLVAGGTARYELLDGEVDRAGGGMRVKNENPDRPIALKKGTRFRSPSGVEYVSRFDVTVPKAKRTQEITYNRAGVMQPWKTKVTASEARVFVEATEDGPAAVTDKQAQYEILGLKGKDADNTYGISEKITMEKQDFQGIRAAYEFDPTAEKYVPVEPMDKARWYPTLVGLEDGRVLAVSGLDDVGVIDPGDNEIYDPRTKKWTPGPKRYFPTYPALFLTKGGKLFYPASNAGYGPAELGREPGLWDLKTNTFEKVPGLRDQDETETSASLLLPPAQDQKVMILGGGGVGESKKSTSRTAVVDLKKDNPVFEDGPDLPQGTRYLNSVIMPDDSVFTSNGAEDYRGRSSSNIHKAQFYDPKSNSFRTAASPKVGRNYHSEALLLPDGRVATFGSDPLFDDQQNTKLGHFEQRMEIYTPPALHKNGKSRPVLGDGPQEVDGEGRATFATRHPERVVSARLMRPSAVTHTTDVEQRSIALELTRTKDSVTVDVPKDRTLVPPGWYMLFVTDGDGTPSEAKWIQVR, encoded by the coding sequence ATGGCCTACCGGCCCTCGAAAAAGACCCAGAAGCGGCTGCTCGGCGTCGGCGGCATCGCGCTGCTCGCCGGACTCAACGCCCCCGCCGCCATCGGCTTCGCCTCAAAGCAGTACTACGAATACAAGATCGCCCAGCCCGGCTACCAGGCGAAGTTCGGCTCCTGGAAGCAACTGGACATCCCTGAGGAGTTCCGCACCAACGCCATCCACGCGGCACTCCTGCACACCGGCAAGGTGCTGATCGTCGCGGGCTCCGGCAACGAGCAGAAGAAGTTCGACAAGGGCTCCTTCGACACCGTCCTGTGGGACCCGACGACCGACACCTTCAAGAAGATCCCCACCCCGGACGACTTCTTCTGTGCCGGACACGCCCAACTGCCCAGCGGCCGCATGCTCGTGGCCGGCGGCACGGCCCGCTACGAACTCCTCGACGGCGAGGTCGACCGGGCCGGCGGCGGCATGCGCGTGAAGAACGAGAACCCGGACAGGCCGATCGCCCTCAAGAAGGGCACCCGCTTCCGCTCGCCCTCCGGCGTCGAGTACGTCAGCCGGTTCGACGTCACCGTCCCCAAGGCCAAGCGCACCCAGGAGATCACCTACAACAGGGCCGGTGTCATGCAGCCCTGGAAGACGAAGGTCACCGCGAGCGAGGCCCGGGTCTTCGTCGAGGCCACCGAGGACGGCCCGGCCGCGGTCACGGACAAGCAGGCCCAGTACGAGATCCTCGGCCTCAAGGGCAAGGACGCGGACAACACGTACGGCATCTCCGAGAAGATCACCATGGAGAAGCAGGACTTCCAGGGGATCAGGGCCGCCTACGAGTTCGACCCGACGGCGGAGAAGTACGTCCCCGTCGAACCCATGGACAAGGCCCGCTGGTATCCGACGCTCGTCGGGCTGGAGGACGGGCGGGTGCTCGCGGTCTCCGGGCTCGACGACGTCGGTGTGATCGACCCCGGCGACAACGAGATCTACGACCCGAGGACCAAGAAGTGGACCCCGGGCCCCAAGCGCTACTTCCCCACCTATCCGGCCCTCTTCCTCACCAAGGGCGGCAAGCTCTTCTACCCGGCCTCGAACGCCGGTTACGGTCCCGCCGAGCTCGGCCGCGAACCGGGTCTGTGGGACCTGAAGACCAACACGTTCGAGAAGGTGCCCGGTCTGCGGGACCAGGACGAGACGGAGACGTCGGCCTCGCTGCTGCTGCCCCCCGCCCAGGACCAGAAGGTGATGATCCTCGGCGGCGGAGGCGTCGGCGAGTCCAAGAAGTCGACGTCGCGCACGGCCGTCGTCGACCTCAAGAAGGACAACCCCGTCTTCGAGGACGGCCCCGACCTGCCGCAGGGCACCCGCTACCTGAACAGCGTGATCATGCCGGACGACTCGGTGTTCACGTCGAACGGCGCCGAGGACTACCGCGGGCGCAGCTCCAGCAACATCCACAAGGCGCAGTTCTACGACCCGAAGTCCAACTCCTTCCGCACGGCCGCCTCGCCGAAGGTCGGCCGCAACTACCACTCCGAGGCGCTCCTGCTGCCCGACGGCCGGGTCGCCACCTTCGGCTCCGACCCGCTCTTCGACGACCAGCAGAACACCAAGCTCGGCCACTTCGAGCAGCGCATGGAGATCTACACACCGCCCGCCCTGCACAAGAACGGCAAGAGCCGCCCCGTGCTCGGGGACGGCCCGCAGGAGGTGGACGGGGAGGGCCGCGCCACCTTCGCCACCCGCCACCCGGAGCGGGTCGTGAGCGCGCGTCTGATGCGGCCCAGCGCGGTCACGCACACCACGGACGTCGAACAGCGGTCCATCGCGCTGGAGCTCACCAGGACCAAGGACTCGGTGACGGTGGACGTGCCGAAGGACCGGACCCTGGTGCCGCCCGGCTGGTACATGCTGTTCGTGACGGACGGCGACGGAACGCCGTCCGAGGCGAAGTGGATCCAGGTCAGGTGA
- a CDS encoding glycosyltransferase family 2 protein has protein sequence MRPEGYDYDTHSRLAGPLTEPSGTAYRVQYTKLLSREPHRIRAVLLMTLAPVLTGLLLVYLVWPTHWVAREGGARWLVGLDITMLVAIGLIELFMVVNVASIAHATMVARDPVPVTPETGTRVAFLTTYVPGKEPLSMVRATLEGAVRVTHTGRLDVWLLDEGDDPQARALCEELGVRHFTRHGVPEWNRAKGVHKARTKHGNYNAWIAMHGGEYEYFASVDTDHVPLPEYLERMMGYFRDPDVAFVVGPQVYGNYTAPVTKAAESQQFLFHALIQRAGNRYRAPMFVGTNNVVRIAAVRQIGGLYDSITEDMATGFELHRHKNPRTGHHWQSVYTPDVLAVGEGPASWTDFFTQQMRWSRGTYETLFKQYWKAPFTMPPGRLFSYTLMLVYYPMTAVNWLLGILSCVLFLCFGASGTQVAASMWLMLYSDAAALQIGLYLWNRRHNVSPHEPEGSGGLAGMAMSALSAPIYLKSLGAALIRRPSRFVVTPKGGDTSPDRVLTFRIHLFWAAVLTASLTASFVLGHTHAAMRTWAVLALGISLAPVAVWSATRARERRAGRRVAPAVRIPEGEPAPALAGSAGAVAGGTVSSSTTGGN, from the coding sequence GTGCGGCCGGAGGGCTACGACTACGACACCCACAGCCGACTTGCCGGACCGCTCACGGAGCCGTCCGGCACGGCCTACCGGGTGCAGTACACCAAGCTCCTGTCGCGCGAGCCCCACCGAATACGAGCCGTCCTGCTCATGACGCTCGCCCCGGTGCTCACGGGACTGCTCCTCGTCTACCTGGTGTGGCCCACGCACTGGGTGGCACGCGAGGGCGGCGCCCGCTGGCTGGTCGGCCTCGACATCACGATGCTCGTGGCGATCGGCCTGATCGAGCTGTTCATGGTCGTCAACGTGGCGTCCATCGCCCACGCGACGATGGTCGCCCGGGACCCGGTCCCCGTCACCCCCGAGACCGGCACCCGGGTCGCCTTCCTGACCACGTACGTCCCCGGCAAGGAACCGCTCTCCATGGTCCGCGCCACCCTCGAGGGCGCCGTCCGCGTGACCCACACGGGCCGCCTGGACGTGTGGCTCCTCGACGAAGGGGACGACCCGCAGGCCAGGGCGCTGTGCGAAGAGCTCGGCGTACGCCACTTCACCCGCCACGGCGTCCCGGAGTGGAACAGGGCCAAGGGCGTCCACAAGGCCCGTACCAAACACGGCAACTACAACGCGTGGATCGCCATGCACGGCGGCGAGTACGAGTACTTCGCCTCCGTCGACACGGACCACGTCCCGCTGCCGGAGTACCTGGAACGGATGATGGGCTACTTCCGCGACCCGGACGTCGCCTTCGTCGTCGGCCCGCAGGTGTACGGCAACTACACCGCTCCCGTCACCAAGGCGGCCGAGTCCCAGCAGTTCCTCTTCCACGCCCTGATCCAGCGGGCCGGCAACCGCTATCGCGCGCCCATGTTCGTCGGCACCAACAACGTCGTACGGATCGCGGCCGTGCGCCAGATCGGTGGCCTGTACGACTCCATCACCGAGGACATGGCCACCGGTTTCGAACTGCACCGGCACAAGAACCCGAGGACCGGTCACCACTGGCAGTCCGTCTACACCCCCGACGTACTCGCCGTCGGTGAGGGGCCCGCCTCCTGGACCGACTTCTTCACCCAGCAGATGCGCTGGTCGCGCGGCACCTACGAGACGCTGTTCAAGCAGTACTGGAAGGCGCCCTTCACCATGCCGCCCGGCAGGCTCTTCTCGTACACGCTGATGCTCGTCTACTACCCGATGACGGCCGTCAACTGGCTGCTGGGCATCCTGAGCTGCGTGCTGTTCCTGTGCTTCGGCGCGTCCGGCACCCAGGTCGCCGCCTCCATGTGGCTGATGCTCTACAGCGACGCCGCCGCCCTGCAGATCGGCCTCTACCTGTGGAACCGGCGGCACAACGTCTCCCCGCACGAACCGGAGGGCTCCGGCGGCCTCGCCGGCATGGCGATGTCGGCCCTCTCCGCGCCGATCTACCTCAAGTCCCTGGGCGCGGCCCTGATCCGCCGCCCCAGCCGCTTCGTCGTCACCCCGAAGGGCGGCGACACCAGCCCCGACCGTGTGCTGACCTTCCGCATCCACCTCTTCTGGGCGGCGGTCCTGACAGCCTCACTGACCGCGTCGTTCGTGCTCGGGCACACCCACGCGGCCATGCGCACCTGGGCGGTCCTCGCGCTCGGCATCTCCCTCGCCCCGGTGGCCGTGTGGTCCGCCACGCGGGCCAGGGAACGCAGGGCCGGCCGGCGCGTCGCGCCCGCCGTCCGGATCCCCGAGGGCGAGCCGGCCCCGGCGCTCGCGGGCAGCGCCGGCGCGGTCGCCGGCGGGACGGTCTCCAGCAGTACGACAGGAGGTAACTAG
- a CDS encoding MTH1187 family thiamine-binding protein — MIVAFSVTPLGVGEDVGEYVADAVRVVRESGLPNRTDAMFTSIEGEWDEVMDVVGRAVAAVEARAPRVSLVLKADIRPGVTDGLTSKVETVERHLSA, encoded by the coding sequence ATGATCGTCGCCTTCTCCGTGACGCCCCTCGGTGTCGGTGAGGACGTGGGGGAGTACGTGGCCGACGCCGTGCGTGTCGTGCGGGAGTCCGGGCTGCCGAACCGTACCGACGCCATGTTCACGTCCATCGAGGGCGAGTGGGACGAGGTCATGGACGTCGTCGGGCGGGCCGTGGCCGCGGTGGAGGCGCGGGCCCCCCGGGTCTCCCTCGTCCTGAAGGCCGACATCCGCCCCGGCGTGACCGACGGACTCACGTCCAAGGTGGAGACGGTGGAGCGCCACCTGTCCGCCTGA
- a CDS encoding DUF3817 domain-containing protein, with product MDIKTASALRRLRLVSAPEAVSFLLLLVCSVLKRTTDFNAVPVMGMVHGVLFVLYVIFWADAWNRAKWDLKTAALYFVLSVLPAGGFFAERKLKREAESAVIASRARNEGIVNA from the coding sequence GTGGACATCAAGACCGCCTCCGCCCTCCGCCGACTCCGCCTGGTCTCCGCCCCGGAGGCCGTCTCGTTCCTGCTGCTGCTCGTCTGCTCGGTGCTGAAGCGCACGACGGACTTCAACGCGGTACCGGTGATGGGCATGGTCCACGGTGTCCTCTTCGTCCTGTACGTGATCTTCTGGGCCGACGCCTGGAACCGCGCCAAGTGGGACCTGAAGACCGCGGCCCTCTACTTCGTCCTCTCCGTGCTGCCGGCCGGCGGTTTCTTCGCCGAGCGCAAGCTCAAGCGTGAGGCCGAGAGCGCGGTCATCGCGTCCCGCGCCCGCAACGAGGGGATCGTCAACGCATGA
- a CDS encoding AIM24 family protein, with product MFRLQGSKVLAVDMTGDAVKAKNGSMVAYDGQMAFKKLSGGGEGVRGMVTRRITGEQMTLMEVRGQGTCWFADRASEINLVDLRGDKLFVESSNLLATDSGLRTGTSFTGLRGASQGNGLFTTTIEGHGQAAITSDGPAVVLRVSSQYPLTVDPGAYIAHQGSLRQSFQSGVTFRTFLGEGGGEAFQIRFEGDGVVYVQPSERNSIAGDV from the coding sequence ATGTTCCGACTCCAAGGCAGCAAGGTGCTGGCCGTCGACATGACCGGCGACGCCGTGAAGGCGAAGAACGGCTCCATGGTGGCGTACGACGGTCAGATGGCCTTCAAGAAGCTCAGCGGCGGCGGCGAGGGCGTCCGCGGCATGGTGACGCGCCGGATCACCGGCGAGCAGATGACCCTCATGGAGGTGAGGGGGCAGGGGACCTGCTGGTTCGCCGACCGGGCGAGCGAGATCAACCTCGTGGACCTCCGGGGCGACAAGCTCTTCGTCGAGTCGAGCAATCTGCTCGCGACCGACTCGGGGTTGCGCACGGGCACGTCCTTCACCGGCCTCAGGGGCGCCTCGCAGGGCAACGGGCTCTTCACGACGACGATCGAGGGCCACGGCCAGGCGGCGATCACGTCGGACGGGCCGGCGGTGGTGCTGCGGGTCAGCTCGCAGTACCCGCTCACGGTCGACCCGGGCGCGTACATCGCCCATCAGGGCAGCCTGCGACAGTCCTTCCAGTCCGGCGTGACGTTCCGCACGTTCCTGGGCGAGGGCGGCGGCGAGGCCTTCCAGATCCGCTTCGAGGGCGACGGTGTCGTCTACGTCCAGCCCAGTGAGCGCAACTCGATCGCGGGAGATGTGTGA
- a CDS encoding AIM24 family protein: MPFREINSKMIEATVTPGQRLFSQRGAMLAYRGEVSFTPNMQGGRGGVMSMIGRRVADEATPLMSVEGSGTVLFGHGGHHIQVINLTGETLYVEADRLLAFDGTLDQGTMFMGSQGGVMGMVRGQVTGQGLFTTTLKGHGAVAVMAHGGVIEVPIGPQRPVHVDPQAYVAHHGDVRNKLSSALGLRDLVGRGSGEAFQLELSGSGAVYVQASEEKL; the protein is encoded by the coding sequence ATGCCCTTCCGTGAGATCAACTCGAAGATGATCGAGGCCACGGTGACGCCGGGGCAGCGGCTGTTCAGCCAGCGCGGCGCGATGCTCGCCTACCGGGGCGAGGTGTCCTTCACCCCGAACATGCAGGGCGGCCGGGGCGGGGTGATGTCGATGATCGGGCGCCGGGTGGCCGACGAGGCGACACCGCTGATGTCCGTCGAAGGCTCCGGCACGGTCCTGTTCGGACACGGCGGCCACCACATCCAGGTGATCAACCTCACCGGCGAGACCTTGTACGTGGAGGCGGACCGGCTGCTCGCCTTCGACGGGACGCTGGACCAGGGCACGATGTTCATGGGCTCGCAGGGCGGGGTCATGGGCATGGTGCGCGGCCAGGTGACGGGTCAGGGGCTGTTCACCACGACCCTCAAGGGCCACGGCGCGGTGGCCGTCATGGCGCACGGTGGTGTCATCGAGGTGCCGATCGGCCCGCAGCGCCCGGTCCATGTCGACCCGCAGGCGTACGTGGCCCACCACGGCGACGTACGCAACAAGCTGTCCAGCGCGCTGGGCCTGCGCGACCTGGTGGGCCGCGGTTCGGGCGAGGCCTTCCAGCTGGAGCTGAGCGGCAGTGGCGCGGTCTACGTGCAGGCGTCGGAGGAGAAGCTGTGA
- a CDS encoding AIM24 family protein, with protein MTTHPGAGPVIHDPSTLPVDDNVNAYTFCVELKGSEWFLQKGKMIAYYGSMEFNGIGHGRLDRLVRTSFHSPLHASDWVVASGSGKMLLADRAFDVNSFDLEEGNLTIRSGNLLAFQPSLALKQSIVPGFLTLIGTGKFVAASNGPVVFMEPPIRVDPQALVGWADCPSPCHHYDHGYMTGLMGGLRALTGLGGASGEEHQFEFVGAGTVLLQSSEVLMAEQAAGMVPNEPGVPGGGVPGRQGQQAGTPRLPGQLGDLQRRFGL; from the coding sequence GTGACCACCCACCCGGGCGCGGGCCCCGTGATCCACGACCCGTCGACCCTGCCGGTCGACGACAACGTGAACGCGTACACCTTCTGTGTGGAGCTCAAGGGGAGCGAGTGGTTCCTGCAGAAGGGCAAGATGATCGCCTACTACGGCTCGATGGAGTTCAACGGCATCGGGCACGGTCGTCTCGACCGGCTGGTGCGGACGAGTTTCCATTCGCCGTTGCACGCGAGCGACTGGGTCGTGGCGTCCGGCTCGGGCAAGATGCTCCTCGCCGACCGGGCCTTCGACGTGAACTCGTTCGACCTGGAGGAGGGGAACCTGACCATTCGCTCGGGCAATCTCCTCGCTTTTCAGCCAAGTCTCGCCCTCAAGCAGTCGATCGTGCCGGGCTTTCTGACACTGATCGGGACGGGCAAGTTCGTCGCCGCCTCGAACGGCCCGGTGGTGTTCATGGAACCCCCGATCCGGGTCGACCCGCAGGCCCTGGTCGGCTGGGCGGACTGCCCCTCGCCGTGCCATCACTACGACCACGGGTACATGACAGGCTTGATGGGCGGCCTACGTGCGCTTACGGGCCTGGGCGGAGCCTCCGGCGAGGAGCACCAGTTCGAGTTCGTGGGCGCCGGCACGGTACTCCTGCAGTCCAGCGAGGTACTGATGGCCGAGCAGGCGGCGGGCATGGTCCCGAACGAACCGGGAGTACCCGGCGGCGGGGTACCCGGCCGCCAGGGACAGCAGGCCGGCACACCGCGCCTTCCCGGACAGCTGGGGGACCTCCAGCGTCGCTTCGGGCTGTGA